One Mycobacterium marseillense DNA window includes the following coding sequences:
- a CDS encoding DUF6541 family protein, with product MGLWFGTLIALFLLIAPGAIIARISQLSWPVAVAVGPALTYGVVALAIIPFGAIGIPWNGWTALAALAVMCLVMTGLQLLLGRYQRGEAAQEEEARGVSRWPAITVAAGVALGALLIMWAAYRGLDAHWQTIPSTWDAVWHANEVRFILDTGQASSTHMGELRNVETHHTLYYPSVFHALAAVFCQLTGAAPTTGYTLNSVAASVWLFPTGAALLTWRVLRTTWGEWRTAGAAATAAMLAASFTAVPYVEFAVAAMPNLAAYGAAVPAFVLITSTLRHRDRIPAAVLALVGVMSVHITGGVIVLLLLLAWWLLDALWHPVRGRLSDVAALACVAVVSGLILLPQFISVQEQEDIIAGHSFLTYLSKKRGLFDAVFQHSRHLNDFPVQYWLIALAALGGVILLVKRLWWPLALWLLLIVVNVDAGTPIGGPIGAVAGMFGEFFYKDPRRIAAATTLLLEPMAGIALFTIVMGVVAGARRLANRFKPLPAPVWVSVTAVLLVATTVLSAYHYLYRHLWLFGDKYDSVMIDERDLMAMAYLSKLPGARQTMIGNANTDGTAWMYAVADLHPLWTHYDYPQQMGPGPNRYIFWTSARRGDSDPRVLEAIKALNIRYIYTSSPTVRGFAVPDGLVSLDKSKSWALIYDNGGARIYEWRPNATTPHS from the coding sequence GTGGGGCTCTGGTTCGGAACGCTCATTGCATTGTTTTTGCTGATAGCGCCCGGGGCGATCATCGCACGTATCAGTCAGTTGTCTTGGCCGGTCGCTGTTGCGGTCGGCCCGGCGCTGACCTACGGCGTGGTGGCACTCGCCATTATTCCGTTTGGCGCCATCGGAATACCGTGGAACGGTTGGACCGCGCTGGCCGCGCTGGCGGTGATGTGCCTGGTGATGACGGGCCTTCAGCTGCTGCTCGGCCGCTACCAGCGCGGCGAGGCCGCGCAAGAAGAAGAGGCCCGCGGGGTCAGCCGCTGGCCGGCCATCACGGTGGCGGCCGGGGTGGCGCTGGGGGCCCTGCTCATCATGTGGGCCGCCTACCGCGGCCTGGACGCCCATTGGCAGACCATCCCGAGCACCTGGGATGCGGTCTGGCACGCCAACGAGGTGCGATTCATCCTCGACACCGGCCAGGCGTCGTCCACCCACATGGGCGAGCTGCGCAACGTCGAGACGCACCACACGCTGTACTACCCGTCGGTGTTCCACGCCCTGGCCGCGGTGTTCTGCCAACTGACCGGGGCCGCACCGACCACGGGCTACACGTTGAACTCGGTGGCCGCATCAGTGTGGCTGTTTCCGACCGGCGCGGCGCTGCTCACCTGGCGGGTGTTGCGCACTACCTGGGGCGAATGGCGCACCGCGGGTGCCGCGGCGACCGCCGCCATGCTGGCCGCATCGTTCACGGCGGTCCCCTACGTCGAATTCGCCGTCGCCGCGATGCCCAACTTGGCGGCCTACGGCGCCGCGGTCCCGGCGTTCGTGTTGATCACCTCCACGTTGCGGCACCGCGACCGCATCCCCGCGGCGGTGCTGGCGCTGGTGGGTGTCATGTCGGTGCACATCACCGGCGGGGTGATCGTGCTGCTGTTGCTGCTGGCCTGGTGGCTCTTGGATGCGCTGTGGCATCCGGTGCGCGGCAGGCTGTCCGACGTGGCGGCCCTGGCCTGCGTCGCGGTGGTGTCCGGGTTGATCCTGTTGCCGCAGTTCATCAGCGTCCAGGAGCAGGAAGACATCATCGCCGGGCACTCGTTTCTCACCTACCTCAGCAAGAAGCGCGGGCTCTTCGACGCCGTCTTCCAGCACTCCCGCCACCTCAACGACTTCCCGGTCCAGTACTGGCTGATCGCGCTGGCCGCCCTCGGCGGCGTCATCCTGCTGGTCAAGCGGCTCTGGTGGCCGCTGGCCCTGTGGCTGCTGCTGATCGTGGTGAACGTGGACGCCGGGACTCCGATCGGCGGCCCGATCGGGGCGGTGGCCGGGATGTTCGGCGAGTTCTTCTACAAAGATCCGCGCCGGATCGCGGCCGCCACCACGCTGCTGCTGGAGCCGATGGCCGGCATCGCCTTGTTCACGATCGTGATGGGCGTCGTGGCCGGCGCCCGACGGCTGGCCAACCGGTTCAAACCGCTGCCCGCCCCGGTCTGGGTGTCGGTCACCGCGGTGCTGCTGGTGGCGACCACGGTGCTCAGCGCGTATCACTACCTCTATCGGCACCTGTGGCTGTTCGGCGACAAATACGACTCGGTGATGATCGACGAACGCGATCTGATGGCCATGGCCTATCTGTCCAAGCTGCCCGGCGCCCGCCAGACCATGATCGGCAACGCCAACACCGACGGCACGGCGTGGATGTACGCCGTCGCCGACCTGCATCCCCTGTGGACGCACTACGACTACCCGCAACAGATGGGACCGGGCCCCAACCGCTACATCTTCTGGACCTCGGCCCGCCGGGGCGACTCCGATCCGAGGGTCCTCGAAGCGATTAAAGCGCTCAATATTCGGTACATCTACACCAGCTCGCCGACTGTCCGGGGGTTCGCCGTACCCGACGGACTAGTGTCACTGGATAAGTCGAAGTCGTGGGCGCTGATCTACGACAATGGCGGTGCCCGAATTTATGAATGGCGCCCAAACGCCACGACGCCACACTCATAG
- a CDS encoding cysteine desulfurase-like protein, translating to MAYDVARVRGLHPSLGDGWVHFDAPAGMLIPDSVATTVSTAFRRSGPTTVGAHPSAQRSAAILEAARAAVADLFNVEPAGVVLGADRAILLSALAEASSSRAGLGYEVIVSRLDEEANIAPWLRAAHRYGAKVKWAEIDIETGELPTWQWEGLIGKSTRLVAVASASATMGTVTDLRAMTKLVHDVGGLVVVDHSAAAPYRLLDMRETDADVVAVNAAAWGGPPIGAIVFRDPALLNSFSSISADPKATGAARLEIGAHQFGLLAGVVASIEYLASLDESARGTRRERLAVSMQSATSYLNRIYDYLMVSLRSLPLVMVIGRPEVRIPVVSFALNGVPAERVVQRLADNGILAVTNESSRALDVLGVNDIGGAVTVGLAHYSTTAEVDQLVRALASLG from the coding sequence ATGGCATACGACGTCGCCCGGGTGCGCGGACTGCATCCGTCGCTGGGTGACGGGTGGGTACACTTCGACGCCCCCGCCGGAATGCTGATTCCCGACTCCGTCGCGACCACGGTGTCGACGGCTTTCCGCAGGTCTGGGCCCACCACCGTGGGGGCGCACCCGTCGGCGCAGCGCAGTGCCGCCATCTTGGAGGCGGCCCGGGCGGCGGTGGCCGACCTGTTCAACGTCGAACCCGCGGGCGTGGTGCTGGGCGCCGATCGCGCGATCCTGCTCTCCGCGCTGGCCGAGGCGTCGTCGTCGCGGGCCGGCCTGGGCTACGAGGTCATCGTCAGCCGCCTGGACGAGGAAGCCAACATCGCCCCGTGGCTGCGGGCGGCGCATCGGTACGGGGCCAAGGTCAAGTGGGCCGAGATCGACATCGAGACGGGTGAGCTGCCGACGTGGCAGTGGGAGGGCCTGATCGGGAAGTCGACTCGGCTGGTCGCCGTCGCCTCGGCGTCCGCGACGATGGGCACGGTCACCGACCTGCGGGCGATGACCAAGCTGGTGCACGACGTCGGCGGCCTCGTGGTGGTCGACCATTCCGCCGCCGCGCCCTACCGGCTGCTGGACATGAGGGAAACCGACGCCGACGTGGTGGCGGTGAACGCCGCCGCGTGGGGCGGCCCCCCGATCGGGGCGATCGTGTTCCGCGACCCGGCACTACTCAACTCGTTCAGCTCCATCTCGGCCGACCCCAAGGCCACCGGTGCGGCGCGCCTGGAGATCGGTGCGCACCAGTTCGGTCTGCTGGCCGGGGTCGTCGCCAGCATCGAGTACTTGGCATCGCTCGACGAATCCGCCCGCGGCACCCGGCGCGAACGCCTGGCGGTGTCGATGCAATCGGCCACCTCGTACCTGAACCGGATCTACGACTACCTGATGGTGTCGTTGCGCTCGCTGCCGTTGGTGATGGTCATCGGCCGCCCGGAGGTGCGCATCCCGGTGGTCAGCTTCGCCCTGAACGGTGTGCCCGCCGAACGGGTGGTGCAGCGGTTGGCGGACAACGGGATTCTGGCCGTCACCAACGAAAGCTCGCGCGCGCTCGACGTGTTGGGTGTCAACGACATCGGCGGCGCGGTCACCGTCGGGCTGGCGCACTATTCGACGACGGCCGAGGTCGACCAGTTGGTGCGCGCGCTGGCCTCCCTGGGCTAA
- a CDS encoding NAD(P)H-quinone oxidoreductase, producing the protein MRAIVAESPEQLSWQEVADVSAGPGEIVVKVAAAGVNRADVLQAAGKYPPPPGASETIGMEVSGVVAEVGDGVTEWSAGQEVCALLAGGGYAEYVAVPAGQVLPIPAGVDLVDAAGLPEVACTVWSNLVMTAHLGEGQLLLMHGGASGIGSHAIQIARALGARVAVTAGSTEKLDFCRELGADITINYHHEDFVARLQESGGADVIFDIMGAAYLDRNIDALASDGQLVIIGMQGGIKGELNIGKLLAKRARVIGTTLRGRPTAGSNSKSEIVQAVTASAWPMVADGRVRPIIGARLPIQQAGEAHQRLVAGKVTGKIVLTV; encoded by the coding sequence ATGCGCGCCATCGTCGCCGAATCCCCTGAGCAACTGTCCTGGCAGGAAGTAGCCGACGTGTCCGCCGGACCCGGCGAAATCGTGGTCAAGGTGGCCGCCGCCGGTGTGAACCGCGCCGACGTGCTGCAGGCCGCCGGCAAGTATCCGCCCCCGCCCGGCGCCAGCGAGACCATCGGCATGGAGGTCTCCGGCGTCGTCGCCGAGGTCGGCGACGGCGTCACGGAATGGTCTGCGGGGCAAGAGGTTTGCGCGCTGCTGGCTGGCGGAGGGTACGCCGAATATGTCGCCGTCCCGGCCGGGCAGGTGCTGCCAATCCCCGCCGGTGTGGACCTCGTCGACGCCGCCGGGCTGCCGGAAGTCGCCTGTACGGTGTGGTCGAACCTGGTGATGACCGCGCACCTGGGGGAGGGCCAGCTGCTGCTGATGCACGGCGGGGCCAGCGGCATCGGCAGCCACGCCATTCAGATCGCGCGGGCGCTCGGGGCCCGGGTGGCGGTCACCGCCGGCTCGACGGAGAAGCTCGACTTCTGCCGCGAGCTGGGCGCCGACATCACCATCAACTACCACCACGAAGACTTCGTCGCGCGGCTACAGGAGTCCGGGGGCGCCGACGTGATCTTCGACATCATGGGCGCGGCCTATCTGGACCGCAACATCGACGCCCTGGCCAGCGACGGACAGCTCGTCATCATCGGGATGCAGGGCGGCATCAAGGGCGAGCTCAACATCGGCAAACTGCTCGCCAAGCGGGCGCGGGTCATCGGCACCACGCTGCGCGGGCGGCCGACCGCCGGGTCGAACAGCAAGAGCGAGATCGTGCAGGCGGTGACGGCCTCGGCGTGGCCCATGGTGGCCGACGGCCGGGTGCGGCCGATCATCGGCGCCCGCTTGCCCATCCAGCAGGCCGGCGAGGCGCATCAACGGCTGGTGGCCGGCAAGGTGACCGGGAAGATCGTCCTGACCGTCTAG
- the lipE gene encoding lipase LipE, with the protein MTTPDGKIRLPADLDAVTTIGAEDHSDIDSAAIDRIWQATRHWYRAGFHPAIQLCLRHHGRVVLNRAIGHGWGNAPSDPPDAEQIPVTPDTPFCVYSAAKGMAATVVHMLAERGVFSLDDRVCDYIPTFTSHGKHRITLRHVMTHSAGLPFPTGPRPDVTRADDHEYAQRKLGELRPLYRPGLFHMYHALTWGPLVREIVYAATGKEIREILGSEILDPLGFRWTNFGVAEQDLPLVAPSHATGRTLPPVVAQIFRKAIGGTVHEIIPYTNSKLFLTTIIPSSNTVSNAQEMSRFAEIWRRGGELDGVRVISPETMYGAIAECRRLRPDFAVGLQPARWGTGYILGTDRWGPFGRNAPHAFGNLGLVNIAIWADPARGLSAGVVSSGKPGRDPEARRYTALMDTIAAEIPTG; encoded by the coding sequence GTGACAACTCCTGACGGCAAGATCCGTCTACCGGCGGACCTGGACGCGGTGACGACGATCGGCGCGGAAGACCACTCCGACATCGACAGCGCCGCGATAGACCGGATCTGGCAGGCAACGCGGCATTGGTACCGGGCCGGCTTTCATCCGGCGATCCAGTTGTGCCTGCGGCACCACGGGCGCGTCGTGCTCAACCGCGCGATCGGGCACGGCTGGGGCAACGCCCCCAGCGACCCGCCCGACGCCGAGCAGATCCCCGTCACGCCCGACACGCCGTTTTGCGTGTATTCGGCGGCCAAGGGGATGGCGGCGACCGTGGTGCACATGCTCGCTGAGCGTGGCGTCTTCTCACTCGACGACCGGGTCTGCGACTACATCCCCACCTTCACCAGCCACGGCAAGCATCGGATCACCCTCCGACACGTGATGACACACAGCGCCGGGTTGCCGTTCCCGACGGGTCCGCGGCCGGACGTCACGCGCGCCGACGACCACGAGTACGCGCAGCGCAAGCTCGGCGAACTGCGCCCTCTGTACCGCCCCGGGCTGTTTCACATGTATCACGCGCTGACGTGGGGTCCCCTGGTGCGCGAGATCGTGTATGCGGCCACCGGCAAGGAGATTCGCGAAATCCTGGGCTCCGAGATCCTCGATCCACTCGGTTTCCGCTGGACCAACTTTGGCGTCGCCGAGCAGGACCTGCCGCTGGTCGCGCCGAGTCACGCCACCGGGCGAACGCTGCCGCCGGTGGTCGCCCAGATCTTCCGCAAAGCGATCGGCGGAACCGTGCACGAGATCATTCCGTACACGAACTCCAAGCTGTTCTTGACCACCATCATCCCGTCGTCCAACACGGTGTCGAACGCCCAAGAGATGTCGCGGTTCGCCGAGATCTGGCGTCGCGGAGGCGAACTCGACGGGGTGCGGGTCATCAGTCCGGAGACGATGTATGGCGCGATAGCCGAATGCCGAAGGCTGCGACCGGATTTCGCGGTCGGGCTGCAACCGGCCCGGTGGGGCACCGGCTACATCCTCGGCACCGACCGGTGGGGGCCCTTCGGGCGCAACGCGCCGCACGCGTTCGGCAACCTCGGCCTGGTCAACATCGCGATCTGGGCCGACCCCGCCCGCGGGCTGTCGGCCGGCGTGGTGAGCAGCGGCAAGCCCGGGCGGGACCCGGAGGCCCGCCGGTATACGGCCCTGATGGACACGATCGCCGCCGAAATCCCCACGGGTTAA
- a CDS encoding crotonase/enoyl-CoA hydratase family protein, giving the protein MAQAYESVTVEKKDHVAQVTLIGPGKGNAMGPAFWSELPELFPELDADPEVRAIVLTGSGRNFSYGLDLAAMGGTLSGVLGEGASARPRAEFHRTVLRMQGAISAVADCRTPTIAAVHGWCIGGGVDLISAVDIRYASADAKFSVREVKLAIVADVGSLARLPLILNDGHMRELALTGKDIDAARAEKIGLVNDVYADADATLAAAHATAAEIAANPPLTVHGVKDVLDQQRIAAVSESLRYVAAWNAAFLPSKDLAEGISATFAKRPPQFTGE; this is encoded by the coding sequence ATGGCGCAAGCATATGAATCCGTCACCGTGGAGAAGAAAGACCACGTCGCCCAGGTGACGCTGATCGGGCCGGGCAAGGGCAACGCGATGGGGCCCGCCTTCTGGTCCGAGCTGCCCGAGCTGTTTCCGGAGCTGGACGCCGACCCCGAGGTGCGGGCCATCGTGCTGACCGGTTCGGGCCGCAACTTCAGCTACGGCCTGGACCTGGCCGCGATGGGCGGGACGCTGTCCGGGGTGCTGGGTGAGGGCGCCTCCGCGCGGCCGCGGGCCGAATTTCACCGAACGGTGCTGCGCATGCAGGGCGCGATCAGCGCGGTCGCCGACTGCCGCACCCCCACCATCGCCGCGGTGCACGGCTGGTGCATCGGCGGCGGCGTCGACCTGATCTCGGCGGTGGACATCCGCTACGCCAGCGCCGACGCCAAGTTCTCGGTGCGTGAGGTCAAGCTCGCCATCGTCGCCGACGTCGGCAGCCTGGCCCGCCTCCCGCTGATCCTGAACGACGGGCATATGCGTGAGCTGGCGCTGACCGGCAAGGACATCGACGCGGCCCGCGCCGAGAAGATCGGACTGGTCAACGACGTGTACGCCGACGCCGACGCCACCCTGGCCGCCGCCCACGCCACCGCCGCGGAGATCGCCGCCAATCCCCCGCTGACCGTCCACGGCGTCAAGGACGTCCTCGACCAGCAGCGCATCGCGGCGGTCTCAGAAAGCCTGCGGTATGTGGCGGCCTGGAACGCGGCCTTCCTGCCGTCCAAGGACCTGGCCGAAGGCATCTCGGCGACGTTCGCCAAGCGTCCGCCGCAGTTCACCGGGGAGTAG
- a CDS encoding TIGR03086 family metal-binding protein: MAPDLRPGPHSPPTDELHSAEDTLGVLQRVLHTLADDDLSRRTPCADFDVAQLTGHLLNSIKALGGMVGADAPEPAEGDSVERQVVAAARPALDAWHRRGLDGSVPFGKGEMPAKSACAVLSIEFLVHAWDYAVATQRTVDAPEPLAEYVLGLARHIIRPELRGGAGFDDPVEVPADAGALEQLIAFTGRDPAR; encoded by the coding sequence ATGGCTCCTGACTTGCGACCCGGCCCGCATTCCCCGCCGACCGACGAGCTGCACAGCGCCGAAGACACCCTGGGGGTGCTGCAGCGAGTCCTGCACACCCTCGCCGACGACGACCTGTCTCGGCGGACGCCCTGCGCGGATTTCGACGTGGCGCAGCTGACCGGGCACCTGCTGAATTCGATCAAAGCCCTCGGGGGCATGGTGGGCGCCGACGCTCCCGAACCCGCCGAGGGCGATTCGGTGGAACGACAGGTGGTCGCCGCGGCGCGGCCCGCGCTGGACGCCTGGCACCGCCGCGGCCTGGACGGGTCGGTGCCGTTCGGCAAGGGCGAGATGCCCGCCAAGAGCGCGTGCGCCGTCCTGTCGATCGAATTCCTGGTGCACGCCTGGGATTACGCGGTCGCGACGCAGCGCACGGTCGATGCCCCCGAGCCGCTGGCCGAATACGTGCTGGGCTTGGCCCGCCACATCATCAGGCCGGAGCTACGCGGCGGCGCCGGGTTCGACGACCCGGTCGAGGTGCCCGCGGACGCCGGTGCGCTCGAGCAGTTGATCGCGTTCACCGGCCGCGACCCGGCGAGATAG
- a CDS encoding DUF4334 domain-containing protein encodes MDLARKKFTEFKERSGDIADSELDEFWAELSPAAIEEMLGEWKGGEFPTGHKMNGQLEKAGWFGKTFKSVSDVQPLVCLDADGNKFSNVEMGKGEASLWLEDFRGEVTATMVYDGQPVHDHFKKIDDNAVLGIMNGKGVRDNGKYYYFYLERV; translated from the coding sequence GTGGACCTCGCCCGCAAGAAGTTCACCGAGTTCAAAGAGCGCAGCGGCGACATCGCGGATTCCGAGCTCGACGAGTTCTGGGCGGAGCTTTCGCCCGCGGCGATCGAGGAAATGCTGGGCGAGTGGAAGGGCGGCGAGTTCCCGACCGGCCACAAGATGAACGGTCAGCTGGAAAAGGCCGGGTGGTTCGGCAAGACGTTCAAGTCGGTCAGCGACGTGCAGCCGCTGGTCTGCCTGGACGCCGACGGCAACAAGTTCTCGAACGTGGAAATGGGCAAGGGCGAGGCCAGCCTGTGGCTGGAGGACTTCCGCGGGGAGGTCACCGCCACCATGGTCTACGACGGCCAGCCCGTGCACGATCACTTCAAGAAGATCGACGACAACGCCGTGCTGGGGATCATGAACGGCAAGGGCGTCCGCGACAACGGCAAGTACTACTACTTCTACCTCGAGCGCGTCTAG
- a CDS encoding pyridoxal phosphate-dependent aminotransferase → MTARLRSELAGLPVYVPGKNVPGSIKLASNETVYGPLPSVHAAIERAIAVVNRYPDNASVDLKAALAMHLDAAVAPEHIAVGSGSVTLCQQLVQITAAAGDEVMIGWRSFECYLPIIQVSGATTVPVPLTDHTHDLDAMLAAITDRTRLIFVCNPNNPTSTVVDPDALARFVDAVPPHILIALDEAYVEYVRDGMLPNSLELALGHSNVVVLRTFSKAYGLAGLRVGYAVAHPDLITALDKVVMPFAVTNVAQAAAIASLEASDELMARTDALVVERTRVSDALREAGFELPPSQSNFVWLPLGSRTMDFTEQAADAHLVVRPFAAEGVRVTIGAPEENDALLRFACDWIARTEP, encoded by the coding sequence GTGACCGCCCGTCTCCGCTCCGAACTGGCCGGACTGCCAGTGTATGTGCCCGGCAAGAACGTGCCGGGGTCGATCAAGCTGGCTAGCAACGAGACCGTTTACGGCCCGCTGCCCAGCGTGCACGCGGCGATCGAGCGGGCCATTGCCGTCGTCAACCGATACCCGGACAACGCCAGCGTGGACCTCAAGGCGGCGCTGGCCATGCACCTGGATGCCGCGGTCGCCCCCGAGCACATCGCGGTCGGCAGCGGTTCGGTCACCTTGTGCCAGCAGCTCGTTCAGATCACCGCCGCGGCCGGCGACGAGGTGATGATCGGCTGGCGCAGCTTCGAGTGCTACCTGCCCATCATCCAGGTGTCCGGTGCGACCACCGTCCCGGTGCCGTTGACCGACCACACGCATGACCTGGACGCGATGCTCGCGGCGATCACCGACCGCACGCGGCTGATTTTCGTCTGCAACCCGAACAACCCGACGTCCACGGTCGTCGACCCGGACGCCCTGGCCCGTTTCGTGGACGCTGTGCCGCCGCACATCCTCATCGCGCTCGACGAGGCGTATGTCGAGTACGTCCGCGACGGCATGCTGCCCAACAGCCTGGAGCTGGCGCTGGGCCACAGCAATGTCGTTGTGCTGCGGACCTTTTCGAAGGCGTACGGGTTGGCGGGGTTGCGGGTCGGCTACGCCGTCGCCCACCCCGACCTGATCACGGCGCTGGACAAGGTCGTCATGCCGTTCGCGGTGACCAACGTCGCGCAGGCCGCCGCCATCGCATCGTTGGAGGCCTCCGACGAGTTGATGGCCCGCACCGACGCGCTGGTCGTCGAGCGCACCCGCGTGAGCGACGCCCTGCGCGAGGCCGGGTTCGAGCTGCCGCCGTCGCAGTCGAACTTCGTCTGGCTGCCGCTCGGGTCGCGCACCATGGACTTCACCGAGCAGGCCGCCGACGCACACCTGGTGGTGCGGCCGTTCGCGGCCGAAGGCGTCCGTGTCACCATTGGTGCGCCGGAGGAGAACGACGCTCTGCTGCGTTTCGCCTGCGACTGGATTGCCCGCACCGAACCCTAA
- a CDS encoding phosphotransferase family protein yields the protein MSGQGLGEGPLEDVSNVTGGTQNVMLRFSRAGRPYVLRRGPRHLRPRSNSVILRETKVLAALAGSDVPHPHLIAVCEDPAVLGDAVFYLMDPVDGFNAGEGLPSLHAGDAKVRHGMGLSMADALAKLGAVDHVSVGLAEFGKPEGFLERQVPRWLSELESYNDYDGYPGPQIPGIEEVSTWLDRHRPAHWTPGIMHGDYHAANVMFSRTGPEVVAIVDWEMCTIGDPLLDLGWLLATWRQPDGSSVFSHALGGQDGLASTDELFQRYAANTTRDLSHLTWYTVLACFKLGIVIEGTLARACAGKAEKEVGDQLHAATVHLFERALRLIDNEG from the coding sequence ATGTCTGGGCAGGGGCTCGGCGAGGGCCCGCTGGAAGACGTCTCCAACGTCACCGGCGGAACGCAGAACGTCATGCTGCGGTTCAGCAGGGCCGGCCGGCCCTACGTGTTGCGGCGCGGGCCGCGGCACCTGCGTCCGCGCAGCAACAGCGTGATCCTGCGGGAAACGAAAGTCCTTGCGGCGCTGGCGGGTTCCGATGTGCCCCATCCGCACCTGATCGCCGTCTGCGAGGATCCCGCCGTCCTGGGCGACGCGGTGTTCTACCTGATGGATCCCGTCGACGGATTCAACGCCGGCGAGGGTCTGCCGTCTTTGCATGCGGGCGATGCGAAGGTCCGCCATGGCATGGGGCTGTCGATGGCCGATGCGTTGGCCAAGCTCGGTGCCGTCGACCATGTCTCCGTCGGCCTCGCCGAATTCGGCAAGCCGGAGGGCTTCTTGGAGCGCCAGGTGCCGCGCTGGCTTTCCGAACTCGAGTCCTACAACGACTACGACGGATATCCCGGGCCGCAGATCCCCGGCATCGAGGAGGTGTCCACCTGGCTGGACCGGCACCGGCCGGCGCACTGGACGCCGGGCATCATGCACGGCGACTACCACGCGGCCAACGTGATGTTCTCCCGCACGGGGCCCGAGGTGGTTGCGATCGTCGACTGGGAGATGTGCACGATCGGCGATCCGCTGCTGGACCTCGGCTGGCTGCTGGCCACCTGGCGCCAGCCCGACGGGTCCAGCGTGTTCAGCCACGCCCTGGGCGGGCAGGACGGATTGGCCAGCACCGACGAGCTGTTCCAGCGGTACGCCGCCAACACGACCCGCGACCTGTCACACCTCACCTGGTACACGGTGCTGGCCTGCTTCAAGCTCGGGATCGTGATCGAGGGGACGCTGGCCCGGGCCTGCGCGGGCAAGGCGGAGAAGGAGGTCGGCGACCAATTGCACGCCGCCACCGTGCATCTGTTCGAGCGGGCGCTGCGCCTCATCGACAACGAGGGCTGA
- a CDS encoding class I SAM-dependent methyltransferase: MPRTDNDSWEITQSVGATALGVAAARAAETESENPLINDPFARVFVDAAGEGMWSIYVDPALLAKAADIEPDLRARLQLMVDFMATRTAFFDEFFLGAADAGVRQVVILAAGLDARSWRLPWSDGTVVYELDQPKVLEFKSNTLRDHGAKPTAQLVNVPIDLRQDWPKALQDAGFDASRPAVWSAEGLVRYLPAQAQDLLFERIDSLSAEGSWLASNVPDSGFTDPGRVQRQREDMRRMRAAAAELVNAEITDFDDLWYPEERTPVDGWLRGRGWDVATATFAELMARYDRRIPQGAEDSMPPTLYVSAQRRAG; the protein is encoded by the coding sequence ATGCCGCGGACCGACAACGATTCCTGGGAAATCACCCAAAGCGTCGGCGCCACCGCGCTCGGTGTCGCCGCAGCCCGCGCCGCGGAAACCGAGAGCGAGAACCCGCTGATCAACGATCCCTTCGCGCGGGTGTTCGTCGACGCCGCGGGAGAGGGGATGTGGAGCATCTACGTCGACCCGGCGCTGCTGGCCAAGGCGGCCGACATCGAGCCCGATCTGCGGGCACGGCTGCAGCTGATGGTCGACTTCATGGCCACCCGCACGGCGTTCTTCGACGAGTTCTTTCTGGGCGCGGCCGACGCGGGCGTTCGCCAGGTGGTGATCCTGGCGGCCGGACTGGACGCGCGCAGCTGGCGGCTCCCGTGGTCCGACGGCACCGTCGTCTACGAGCTCGACCAGCCCAAGGTGCTGGAATTCAAATCCAACACGCTGCGCGACCACGGCGCCAAACCGACCGCGCAGCTGGTCAACGTCCCGATCGACCTGCGCCAGGACTGGCCGAAAGCGTTGCAGGACGCGGGGTTTGATGCCTCCCGACCGGCGGTCTGGTCGGCCGAGGGGCTCGTTCGCTACCTGCCGGCACAGGCCCAGGACTTGCTGTTCGAGCGGATCGATTCGCTGAGCGCCGAGGGCAGCTGGCTGGCGTCCAACGTGCCCGATTCGGGTTTCACCGACCCCGGCCGTGTGCAGCGCCAGCGCGAGGACATGCGGCGCATGCGGGCCGCGGCCGCCGAGTTGGTCAACGCGGAGATCACGGACTTCGACGACCTGTGGTACCCGGAGGAGCGCACGCCCGTCGACGGCTGGCTGCGTGGCCGCGGCTGGGACGTCGCGACCGCGACGTTCGCCGAGTTGATGGCCCGCTATGACCGCAGGATCCCGCAGGGAGCCGAGGATTCGATGCCGCCCACCCTCTATGTGTCCGCGCAGCGGCGGGCGGGCTGA
- a CDS encoding DUF6131 family protein, whose product MVILGIVLLVLGYFFHVPVLTTLGIVLLVIGAILWILGSIGRPVAGRRYWY is encoded by the coding sequence ATGGTTATCTTAGGAATTGTCCTGCTTGTTCTCGGGTATTTCTTCCACGTACCCGTGCTGACCACGCTGGGAATCGTGCTGCTGGTGATCGGCGCGATCCTGTGGATCTTGGGTTCGATCGGCCGTCCGGTCGCCGGCCGCCGCTACTGGTATTAA